TCGTAGGCACGCTGGAGCACCGACCGGTCTGCCTTGGGATAGAACTCGCGGTGGACGGCGATCAGCGGTTCCAGGACCGGGCTGACGGCACCGCGCTGAGCGGTCATCCGGCGTGCCAGCCGTGCCCGCACGCGACGCGATGCGCTCATGGTGCCGCCGCTGACCCGGAGTGACTCAGTTACCGGGCCGGGGTCGTTCACGACAGGCAGGGATTCGACCGCGACCTGGTTCTCGCTGGGCACGCGCTCGTCAGCCACGGTTCACCTCCTACCGCCATAGATTATCTCTCAGATGGTGCGCAGCGCAGTTAATGGCAGCGGCGCCACGGCCCGGCGGCCACCGAGATCGGCCAGTTCCAGCACCACACCTGCGCCGATCACCTCGGCTCCGGCGACGCTGAGCAGCCTGGCCGTTGCCGCCAGCGTTCCCCCGGTAGCCAGCACGTCGTCGACGATCGCCACCCGGCGGCCGGCGAGCTCCACTCCGTCGGCGGGGATCTCCAGCGCCGCGGTGCCGTATTCGAGCTGGTAGGTCTGCGAATGCACCGGTGGCGGCAACTTCCCGGCCTTGCGTACCGCCAACACGCCCACTCCGAGCCGGATCGCCACGGCGGCCCCCAGCAGGAAGCCGCGGGCGTCGATTCCGGCTATGAGCGTGGCACCGCGAGCGCCTTCGGCAAGCGCGTCGGTGACGCGCGACAAGCCGTCGGAGTCCGCGAACAGCGGTGTCAGATCCTTGAACTGCACCCCGGGCTCGGGAAAATCGGCGACCTCGCGGGTGAGCGACGCGACAAGCGCGGCCATCTGGTCCGTCACGCGGGCAGCACCCAACGATCCATGTTCCATCCGGCACCCCACCGAGTGACGCTCGGTGTGGCGGCGTACATCGACTTCGGCGCGATCAGCACGCGCGGCTGCCGGTAGAGCGGCAGCGTCGGCAGGTCGTTCCACAGGATCGCGGACGCATCGCCGAGCAGCCGGCTCTGGTCACGGGCATTGGTGGTCACCGCCAGCGCGGCGATGATGCCGTCGATCTGGCCGTTGGCGTAGTTCGCCGGGTTCTTGCCCTCCCGCGCGCGCAGGGCGTACGCGTCCATGAGCCACGAACCGGTCGATCCGCTGCCAGGAGCGCCACCGATGGAGCTGAGCAGCGCATCGATCTGATTGTCCCGCAATGAATCCGGTCCCGTCTCGGGCTTGCTGACGTCCTGCACAGTGATCCCGGCGGGCTCGCAGGCCTGCGCCATGGCGGAAACGATCGCCGCACGACGCGGATTGGGTGCCTGGTATCCCACCCGAACTGTCAGCGGCCGGTTCGCCGTGGCGGCACGGGCCGCGACGGGATCCGAACGCATGAATCGTCCCGCTTCGGCGGCGGCTTCCACCGAGGCGAACGAGTCGCCGATGCTGGTGTCCAGCCGCGCATTCATCACCGGCACACCGGCGATTCCCGCGATCGCATCGCGTGGGGTGCACAGGGCCACCGCACGGCGCAGATCCGGAGCGCCGACCGATCCTGCGGCGCCGAAGATGAGTTGTTCCACGCCCGAGCCGGGTTCTTCGGTGAGCGCGAAACCGTCGGGAGCGGTGAGCGTCCCGGCCGATCCGGCCGCGACGTCGACCACTTCCAGGTCCCCGTCGGAGAGGCGCTTTTGCACGTCGATGCCGCTGGGCCACACCGTGACCCGCTTGGTCACCGGCGGGTTGCCCCACCATTTGTCATTGGCGACGAGCACGACAGATCCGTCGTCGTTGTACCCGTCGAGCTTGTAGGGGCCCGACGATGGAAACTTCGACAGGTCCACATCGGACCCGAGGTTCCACTGGTTGTTCCAGAAATCGGCGATCTTCTGCAGTGTCGGCACATCGTTGGCGGCAATGGCGCCGGTCAAATCGATGTTCCCGCCGAGCTTGTCGGCCACCACGTGCCACGGCAACATCGTGGTGGCGGTGAACAACTGGGTCCAGTCCGTGAAGGCGCGATCGGGCGCGAAGGTGACCCGCGCCGTCTTCTGCCCCGGCTTGCAGTCGACCGTGGAGATGTCGGCGTATCCAGCCGTGCTGGCCGCGTCGAAATCAGGCAGCCTGCCCGACTGTGCAAACCACGCCAGCACCATGTCTTCACAGGTCACCGGCTTGCCGTCCGAGTAGACGGCCTTCTCGTTGATGGTGTAGTCCAGCACCAGCGGAATGCGGCCCACCACCTCGACGGTGCCGAAGTCGTGGTCGGCGATCACCTGGCCGTCGGGCCCGTGGAAGCCGAAACCGGTGAGCACACGATTGAATGCCTGCGCTCCGGCCGATGCGTTGCCCTCGACACTGTTGACGTTGTATGTCGCGAGACGACCGTCAACGGCATAGTCGAGCGTCTTGGCGGCAGAGGTCCAACACGAGGTCAATAACCCCGCCGCGAGCAGCACCGTGGTCACGATGGCGCCGATTCGCGCGTTTCGTCTTGCCCCGGTCCGTGCTGGACTCCATGAATCCATCAGTGCCGCCGCGCGTTTCGCTTACCTTGAGGGCGGGCACCGGGCCTCGGTTTGGCGGGCCGCACCCCGGTCGCCGCAGCATCGGATGAGGCCGCTTTGACGGTTTTGCTGCCCGTGTCTGCCAGGGGCGCGGCATCGGGCTTACGGCGGCTCAACACCTTCTTGGTGTGGCTCGAGACCAGTTCCGTACGCTCACGCAACGCCACCAGCAGCGGGGTCGCGAAGAAGATGGACGAGTAGGTACCCACCAGGATGCCGACGAGCTGAACCAGCGCAAGGTCTTTCAGTGTGCCGACGCCCAGCAGCCAAATGGCTACCACGATGAGCGAGAGCACCGGGATCACCGAGATGAGGCTGGTGTTGATCGACCGCATGAACGTCTGGTTCACGGCCAGGTTGGCATGCTCGGCGAAGGTCCGCCGTGACGTGTGCTGGAACCCGTGCGTGTTCTCCTCCACCTTGTCGAACACGATCACGGTGTCGTACAAGGAGAATCCGAGGATGGTCAGCAGGCCGATCACCGTCGCCGGGGTGACCTCGAAGCCCACCAGCGAGTACACACCCGCGGTGACCAACAGGTCGAACACCAGCGCGGCCAGCGCGGCGATCGCCATGTAGCGCTCGTAGCGGACCGCGATG
The nucleotide sequence above comes from Mycobacteroides saopaulense. Encoded proteins:
- a CDS encoding adenine phosphoribosyltransferase encodes the protein MEHGSLGAARVTDQMAALVASLTREVADFPEPGVQFKDLTPLFADSDGLSRVTDALAEGARGATLIAGIDARGFLLGAAVAIRLGVGVLAVRKAGKLPPPVHSQTYQLEYGTAALEIPADGVELAGRRVAIVDDVLATGGTLAATARLLSVAGAEVIGAGVVLELADLGGRRAVAPLPLTALRTI
- a CDS encoding ABC transporter substrate-binding protein, which translates into the protein MDSWSPARTGARRNARIGAIVTTVLLAAGLLTSCWTSAAKTLDYAVDGRLATYNVNSVEGNASAGAQAFNRVLTGFGFHGPDGQVIADHDFGTVEVVGRIPLVLDYTINEKAVYSDGKPVTCEDMVLAWFAQSGRLPDFDAASTAGYADISTVDCKPGQKTARVTFAPDRAFTDWTQLFTATTMLPWHVVADKLGGNIDLTGAIAANDVPTLQKIADFWNNQWNLGSDVDLSKFPSSGPYKLDGYNDDGSVVLVANDKWWGNPPVTKRVTVWPSGIDVQKRLSDGDLEVVDVAAGSAGTLTAPDGFALTEEPGSGVEQLIFGAAGSVGAPDLRRAVALCTPRDAIAGIAGVPVMNARLDTSIGDSFASVEAAAEAGRFMRSDPVAARAATANRPLTVRVGYQAPNPRRAAIVSAMAQACEPAGITVQDVSKPETGPDSLRDNQIDALLSSIGGAPGSGSTGSWLMDAYALRAREGKNPANYANGQIDGIIAALAVTTNARDQSRLLGDASAILWNDLPTLPLYRQPRVLIAPKSMYAATPSVTRWGAGWNMDRWVLPA
- the secF gene encoding protein translocase subunit SecF produces the protein MSNGNGTDKDVTDAETSAKEPTSTAVETTSAVPEHGFFYRLYTGTGAVDVVGKRKLWFGISGAFMVIAILSIAIKGFVFGIDFEGGTKVWFPKGDATVQQTEDVFSQTLGHDAESIVVTGTGDTASIQIRTEKLDNDESAKLHKALFDRFAPKGPDGKPSIDSISDSDVSETWGGQITNKAIIALVVFLVLAGIYIAVRYERYMAIAALAALVFDLLVTAGVYSLVGFEVTPATVIGLLTILGFSLYDTVIVFDKVEENTHGFQHTSRRTFAEHANLAVNQTFMRSINTSLISVIPVLSLIVVAIWLLGVGTLKDLALVQLVGILVGTYSSIFFATPLLVALRERTELVSSHTKKVLSRRKPDAAPLADTGSKTVKAASSDAAATGVRPAKPRPGARPQGKRNARRH